Within Populus trichocarpa isolate Nisqually-1 chromosome 6, P.trichocarpa_v4.1, whole genome shotgun sequence, the genomic segment TTTATCAATTCATTGCTAACAACATATTTATTACGActaattttactattttggtTCATATGACAAAAATATAGGCAATGCATATGGTCAACGTCTCACCTTGTAAAAAAATCCAACGAAAGGGCAAAATgcttaatagttttttttccttcaagaaatcaaagaagaacCAACAGAATTTTGTGTACGAGTTCATGATATTGTTTTCCAAAAGGAGAACATGCTGCTAGTGATTATTTCTTGAAGTCAGAACTTCCTAAAACttagataataatattatgaaattatctatttttcatCTTCTGTCCAGATTTATGAAATTACAAGCCATCAGCAGTCTGACTCTAATTACTGAATTCATCTTCGGTCTATTATAATGAAAATTATGGGCCTTCCACTACCTGTAAAATACATAAATCTTTACTCTTCTTTATTATGAAAACCGTATAAATGAAGAGAGAAACATGCAAAAACTGAAAGACGAGTGCAAGCAGCAAGCGGAGATTAAACAGTTACTAGGgaacaacaaaaacaagaaatgattttgtttctagttttttttttttttttccttttctgggCATGGGATTTCCACTATGTCAATTTCTATACCATAGAATAACCACCGGATTTTAGTGTAGGAGTCATAGTATTAATTTCCAAAAAGGAGAATATACTGCCCCTGATCAACTCTTGAAGCCAGAACTTCCGAGAACTTACCTCCAAAACTTGGATAGAAGTACTATCCTAACATGGCATCTCATGCAACAGCAGACTCACTCTAATTGCTGAATTCATGtctaaatttatgaaaaatacagTGTTTCCAAAGACCCACTCTAGTTGTTGAATTCATCTGCTGTCTagatttgtgaaaattacaaTCTTCCACGACACATAAAATTCGTAAATATTACTTTAGTCTTCTTTATTACAGAAACTGTATAAATGGCTGTGATAGAATGAGAGAGAAgtgaacaaagaaaaataagtttgcAAGAAGTACGcagaaatttaaaagtttaacagagaacaacaaaaacaaaaaatgaatattaGCATCAACTTGCCAGATTGATACGACAACAAATTTAGCACAACTTCAATTCACATACATATCAGTTTCAAGTTCAAGTTCAAGTTCATGAAACAGCATGGATTGAATTCAGAACAATAGTAGCAATATCAATATCCGTAACAACAGAAAAGAACCAAGGTCCTGCTTGAATTGGAAAGGGGCAAATGAGCCCACAGTATCCATGACATCAAGTCACAAAAGTAGAAAACAACAAAAGCGAAGGTGATGCCAAAGTACCTAGTTGGGTTACGTGAAGGCGCCCAGAGGACACATATCACCACCAAGAGAAAGTACGCAAGCAGAGTCCAGAAAGCAGGGATGACCCATGCAACTTGCCACAGCTCACTTAGTGGATCAGTTGCATTGAAGTATAGCTGAGCAAGATAGGCCAGAGGAGGCAGAgtattcttaataaataaatcggCAAATAATATAGCTATCAAATCTCATCTGTCGGTGAAGATCAAAGAATGATTAATTTAGGATCcagaacaagaaaataaatatcaccTCAAAACCAATCCAGGCAATGGAGAGCAGTACAGACACTGCAAGGGCATTGGTAAACTTCCGATACAGTTCTAACTTAGCCATGTTTCTCCTCATCTGCGGCCACAAAACAAGGGCAAAAAAGTAGAGAGGAGGAATCATTTCAAAAGCACAATAAGAAGATATTGCAACCAGCAATTCAATGGCAGAAAGACAATGCCCCCAAACCATTTTTCACGCGTCCACACACAGTAAACAGCACCAAGATGTACATCCATCCCCACTCAAACACATAAACTCAtaggtttattttattaatgagaCATCATCAGTGATTACTACTTAAAACTTTGGAAAGAAAGGTAAGAGAAGATTACCTGAAGCTTCTCTAAAGTTTTTGATAGCGATGAGAAAATCCAGAGAATAAAGCAGGAATCTAGGAAAACAACTGGAAGTACCATAAACACCTTTGTTTTCTTGGAAAAGTCATTGATGTTTCCAAGATGTTCAACGAGCTCGAAAGCCTCAGAAGCAATAAAATATACCAAACCAAGAACAAGCACTTTTGATGTTATGCCACCGAGGGTTGGCCTAACCACTCCAAAGCCCATCGAGACAACCAAAAGAAGAAGGCGGGATAGAGTCTTCTTCACAGTGGTGAAAGTGACAGCCCACAATGTAATACCCATCGGTCTCAATCCAGCAGAATTAAAATTGGCGTATTCAAAATACCAGACAGCCATCTCGCACATCCCAAGAGCAATAACTGCTGTAATATGGTAATGCAACTGTATGATATCCTTCCAGAATTGAACAAACCTTAAGAACCATACTAATCCAAGCACAAGATAAGCTAAAGACATAATTCCAAAGACAGTCATCAAAGGAGTCATCTTTCCCGGCAAATAACCATTCGGGTTCTTCCACACAGTCCTTCCATTAATCAATGTCCCCTTCAATTCTGGgttacaaaacataaaataaaggtaATACATTCCATTACTGTTTATCTCAACTTCCTCACTCCCCATTTTCACTTCTTCAATTTTTCCTGCAAAGTGCGTCTTAATAACCCTCGGCCAGCTGGGAATATCTGGATTCTTCTGTAAAATCACCTCTCCTAACTTGCAAGAACCGGTCTCCGCAAGTGTACTATTACAACATATAGCATTAGTCTTCAAAAATGCCCCTCCAATCCTCTTCCTATCTTTCACATCAAGTATGATTGCTTCAACCACTCCAGTACTCTGCTGCATTCCCTCTTGCCTACTCGCCGACTCTTTAGTCCTCCTAAATGTCACTCCTTCAAACCTAAAATTCACAACCACATTCACATTTCCTTACACACCCAAAACAATCACAGGGATAAATTTCAGTGAGTTCAATACTCGTCGGTCCATCATGTGGGATCCACAAATACTGAAATCTGACGATTCTCAATACAATGGCAGTACTTAACATcaagaaatcacaaaaaaaaacccattttacGCCATCatcctaaaaaataacaaccctAATTACTATATCTAGAGATTTAAGAAAAACCCagaaattaaaacacaaaattgaGTAAGAGAACAGTGAAATTAACAAGTGAATGAAAAGAagcaagaatttttatttttaaaaaaaaaaagaagaagaaaataaaaattaccttaTGAAAGATTTTCCTGATTGGGTGGTACCAGAGGAATCAGGAGGAGCTTTAGAAGCATAGAGCCCTTCACTACCACCATGGAAAAAGAAGGCATTTGTCTTGGGGGTAAAAGCTTCGTTTCTGTACTCATGAATCGATCCCTCCACTTGTGTTGTTGTGATCATGCATAAGAACACTAGTAAGCTTATCCAAAACCCTTGGCTACAGGTTTTAGTAGCCCTAATTCCTCTTTGTtccatctctgttttttttttttcgtttttcttttcaaattcgATTTTGTCTTGCTTGTTTCCAATCTCTGTAGAACACTAATGGTCGGCGTTTTGATCGGTAAGGATGGTACCACCAGAACAGTTGACCAGCACCGGACCAGTTACAAGGTTGATAATCACACTGGACCTGAAAAGGGCTGTTTGCTATTTGATCTGGGCTCGGTAAGGCCTCGCCTTCAATTGCAACTGATTTTATTTGCCTTCACTTGCTCGTGTGCTTAACTACTGGGTTGTATTTGGTGGAGCAATTTTATGGTGAtctattagtaatttttttagttatttttaaaaaagatataaatagaagatataaattttacataaagatatttttattatttttaggtgTGATATATGTTTTATTACCTATCTCTTTCTTATGTCTatgtctttgtttttaaaagagcctataaaataattaatagaatatatatatttaattttgtgcaCCATGAAACATTTTGTATTTGTGAAG encodes:
- the LOC112327853 gene encoding uncharacterized protein LOC112327853 — translated: MEQRGIRATKTCSQGFWISLLVFLCMITTTQVEGSIHEYRNEAFTPKTNAFFFHGGSEGLYASKAPPDSSGTTQSGKSFIRFEGVTFRRTKESASRQEGMQQSTGVVEAIILDVKDRKRIGGAFLKTNAICCNSTLAETGSCKLGEVILQKNPDIPSWPRVIKTHFAGKIEEVKMGSEEVEINSNGMYYLYFMFCNPELKGTLINGRTVWKNPNGYLPGKMTPLMTVFGIMSLAYLVLGLVWFLRFVQFWKDIIQLHYHITAVIALGMCEMAVWYFEYANFNSAGLRPMGITLWAVTFTTVKKTLSRLLLLVVSMGFGVVRPTLGGITSKVLVLGLVYFIASEAFELVEHLGNINDFSKKTKVFMVLPVVFLDSCFILWIFSSLSKTLEKLQMRRNMAKLELYRKFTNALAVSVLLSIAWIGFELYFNATDPLSELWQVAWVIPAFWTLLAYFLLVVICVLWAPSRNPTRYAYLEGEDFDEEGISLTTGDITMKLERDALVEDLEEDKQE